Proteins encoded by one window of Vitis vinifera cultivar Pinot Noir 40024 chromosome 10, ASM3070453v1:
- the LOC104877858 gene encoding beta-galactosidase 10: MLTESNPPWRTKCLSVQVQSKIGPSLKTESILEVLDLGLQDEADEVRIEAVISMPVIVLWSGLDVLFRRLDTEKPMEIDHHLYEFGSVEYHVQINTCNSFYCDQFTPNSPNKPKMWTENWPGWSKTFGALDPHGPREDIVFSVARFFWKVNYYMDHGGTNFGRTSGGPFITTTYDYNAPIDEYGLARLPKCGHLKELRRAIKSCEHVLLYGEPINL, from the exons ATGCTCACTGAATCTAATCCTCCCTGGAGAACAAAATGCCTCTCGGTCCAAGTTCAGTCCAAAATTGGTCCTAGCTTAAAAACTGAAAGCattcttgaagtgttggattTGGGTCTCCAGGATGAAGCTGATGAGGTTAGAATTGAAGCTGTCATTTCTATGCCGGTGATTGTCTTGTGGTCTGGTCTTGATGTGCTCTTCAGAAGGCTGGA CACTGAGAAGCCTATGGAGATTGATCACCACTTGTATGAATTTGGGTCGGTGGAATACCATGTCCAG ATCAACACTTGTAACTCATTCTATTGTGACCAATTCACACCAAATTCTCCAAACAAGCCCAAAATGTGGACTGAAAATTGGCCTGGATG GTCTAAAACATTTGGGGCACTGGATCCTCACGGACCACGTGAAGATATTGTTTTTTCTGTTGCTCGTTTCTTCTGGAAAGTGAATTACTACAtg gATCATGGTGGTACAAATTTTGGTCGCACATCTGGTGGACCATTCATCACTACTACTTACGATTATAATGCACCAATTGATGAATATG GTTTAGCTAGGCTTCCAAAATGTGGACATCTTAAGGAGCTTCGTAGAGCTATAAAGTCATGTGAGCATGTATTGCTCTATGGTGAGCCGATTAATTTGTGA